In a genomic window of Gouania willdenowi chromosome 11, fGouWil2.1, whole genome shotgun sequence:
- the LOC114471802 gene encoding major histocompatibility complex class I-related gene protein-like isoform X1, producing MNTFIFVFLLSTPGVTAVLHTMRYFYTASSDVPNFPEFVGIGYVDGFVIGHYDSNTRRAVPKQDWVKDALGEDYIESLTARAMDHQLRFKAHLENLNQRFNQTGGVHTFQNMHGCDWDDETGEVNGYDQYGYDGEDFINLNLNEQIWIAAKQQAFITKLNWDNDKAMMSYHKYYYTQECPEVMKKIMNVGRSFMMRTDVPSIQLLQRTPSSPVTCHATGFYPHYAEMFWRKDQEEKVLEGVDHGEILPNHDGSFQMSVDLNISLIRDEDWSRYDCVFQIKGVEEDLTVTLDKSVILSNWRKSDGGGGVAAVVVVAVLVLVAVVGFVTWNKCSPARCPSGFTGSHTSDTSSSSPGESDPNKETSEEQREMRTLIS from the exons ATGAACACCTTCATCTTTGTGTTTCTCCTCTCAACACCCGGTGTGACAGCAG TGTTGCACACTATGAGATATTTCTACACAGCTTCATCTGACGTACCAAACTTCCCAGAGTTTGTGGGTATTGGTTATGTTGATGGTTTTGTGATCGGTCACTACGACAGTAACACCAGGAGAGCAGTCCCTAAACAAGACTGGGTTAAAGATGCATTAGGTGAAGATTACATAGAAAGTCTAACTGCTCGAGCAATGGATCATCAGCTGAGGTTCAAAGCCCACCTAGAAAACTTAAACCAGCGTTTCAACCAAACTGGAG GTGTTCACACTTTCCAGAATATGCACGGCTGTGACTGGGACGATGAGACTGGAGAGGTTAATGGTTATGATCAATATGGTTATGATGGAGAAGACTTCATCAATCTGAATCTGAATGAACAGATATGGATCGCTGCTAAACAACAGGCTTTCATCACTAAACTCAACTGGGACAATGACAAAGCTATGATGTCATACCATAAATACTACTACACACAGGAATGTCCTGAGGTTATGAAGAAGATTATGAACGTTGGGCGGAGCTTCATGATGAGAACAG ATGTTCCCTCCATCCAGCTCCTCCAGAGGACTCCCTCCTCTCCAGTCACCTGCCACGCTACAGGTTTCTACCCCcactatgctgagatgttcTGGAGGAAAGACCAGGAGGAGAAGGTGTTGGAGGGCGTGGACCACGGAGAGATACTCCCCAACCATGATGGGAGCTTCCAGATGAGCGTTGACCTGAACATTTCTCTGATCAGAGATGAAGACTGGAGCAGGTACGACTGTGTGTTCCAGATTAAAGGTGTGGAGGAAGATCTCACAGTCACTCTGGACAAAAGTGTGATTTTAAGCAACTGGAGAAAGTCTGATGGAG gtggtggtgttgctgctgttgttgtcgtagctgttcttgttcttgtggCTGTCGTTGGATTTGTGACGTGGAACAAATGTTCTCCTG CTCGCTGTCCCTCAGGGTTTACAGGTTCTCACA cctCTGACACTTCGTCTTCCTCACCTGGAGAATCAGACCCAAACAAA GAGACCAGTGAGGAGCAGAGGGAGATGAGGACACTCATCTCCTGA
- the LOC114471804 gene encoding major histocompatibility complex class I-related gene protein-like isoform X1 produces MNTFIFVFLLSTPGVTAVLHTLRYFQTSSSDVPNFPEFVAVGYVDDVQMGHYDSNTRRAVPKKDWIKDAVGEDYVEGLTARGRKHQLRFKAHLENLNQRFNQSGGVHTYQQMHGCDWDDETGEVNGYNQYGYDGEDFLSLNLKEQIWIAAKQQAFITKLNWDNDKAMMSHCKYFYTQECPENLKKIVNAGRSFMMRTDLPSIQLLQRTPSSPVTCHATGFYPRYAVMFWRKDQEEEVLEGVDHEEMLPNHDGSFQMSVDLNISLIRAEDWSRYDCVFQIKGVEEDLTVTLDKSVILSNWRKSDGGVVAAVVIVAVLVLVAVVGFVTWIKCSPARCPSGITGSHTSDTSSSSPGESDPNKETSEEQREMMTLSS; encoded by the exons ATGAACACCTTCATCTTTGTGTTTCTCCTCTCAACACCCGGTGTGACAGCAG TGTTGCACACTCTGAGATATTTTCAGACATCTTCATCTGACGTACCAAACTTCCCAGAGTTTGTGGCTGTTGGTTATGTTGATGATGTTCAGATGGGTCACTACGACAGTAACACCAGGAGAGCAGTCCCTAAAAAGGACTGGATTAAAGATGCTGTAGGTGAAGATTACGTAGAAGGTCTAACTGCTCGAGGAAGGAAGCATCAGCTGAGGTTCAAAGCCCACCTAGAAAACTTAAACCAGCGTTTCAACCAATCTGGAG GTGTTCACACTTACCAGCAGATGCACGGCTGTGACTGGGACGATGAGACTGGAGAGGTTAATGGTTATAATCAATATGGTTATGATGGAGAAGACTTCCTCAGTCTGAATCTGAAGGAACAGATATGGATCGCTGCTAAACAACAGGCTTTCATCACTAAACTCAACTGGGACAATGACAAAGCTATGATGTCACACTGTAAATACTTCTACACACAGGAATGTCCTGAGAATTTGAAGAAGATTGTGAACGCTGGGCGGAGCTTCATGATGAGAACAG ATCTTCCCTCCATCCAGCTCCTCCAGAGGACTCCCTCCTCTCCAGTCACCTGCCACGCTACAGGTTTCTACCCCCGCTATGCTGTGATGTTCTGGAGGAAAgaccaggaggaggaggtgttGGAGGGCGTGGACCACGAAGAGATGCTCCCCAACCATGATGGGAGCTTCCAGATGAGCGTTGACCTGAACATTTCTCTGATCAGAGCTGAAGACTGGAGCAGGTACGACTGTGTGTTCCAGATTAAAGGTGTGGAGGAAGATCTCACAGTCACTCTGGACAAAAGTGTGATTTTAAGCAACTGGAGAAAGTCTGATGGAG gtgttgttgctgctgttgttatCGTAgctgttcttgttcttgtggCTGTCGTTGGATTTGTGACGTGGATCAAATGTTCTCCTG CTCGCTGTCCCTCAGGGATTACAGGTTCTCACA cctCTGACACTTCGTCTTCCTCACCTGGAGAATCAGACCCAAACAAA GAGACCAGTGAGGAGCAGAGGGAGATGATGACACTCAGCTCCTGA
- the LOC114471804 gene encoding major histocompatibility complex class I-related gene protein-like isoform X2, producing the protein MNTFIFVFLLSTPGVTAVLHTLRYFQTSSSDVPNFPEFVAVGYVDDVQMGHYDSNTRRAVPKKDWIKDAVGEDYVEGLTARGRKHQLRFKAHLENLNQRFNQSGGVHTYQQMHGCDWDDETGEVNGYNQYGYDGEDFLSLNLKEQIWIAAKQQAFITKLNWDNDKAMMSHCKYFYTQECPENLKKIVNAGRSFMMRTDLPSIQLLQRTPSSPVTCHATGFYPRYAVMFWRKDQEEEVLEGVDHEEMLPNHDGSFQMSVDLNISLIRAEDWSRYDCVFQIKGVEEDLTVTLDKSVILSNWRKSDGASDTSSSSPGESDPNKETSEEQREMMTLSS; encoded by the exons ATGAACACCTTCATCTTTGTGTTTCTCCTCTCAACACCCGGTGTGACAGCAG TGTTGCACACTCTGAGATATTTTCAGACATCTTCATCTGACGTACCAAACTTCCCAGAGTTTGTGGCTGTTGGTTATGTTGATGATGTTCAGATGGGTCACTACGACAGTAACACCAGGAGAGCAGTCCCTAAAAAGGACTGGATTAAAGATGCTGTAGGTGAAGATTACGTAGAAGGTCTAACTGCTCGAGGAAGGAAGCATCAGCTGAGGTTCAAAGCCCACCTAGAAAACTTAAACCAGCGTTTCAACCAATCTGGAG GTGTTCACACTTACCAGCAGATGCACGGCTGTGACTGGGACGATGAGACTGGAGAGGTTAATGGTTATAATCAATATGGTTATGATGGAGAAGACTTCCTCAGTCTGAATCTGAAGGAACAGATATGGATCGCTGCTAAACAACAGGCTTTCATCACTAAACTCAACTGGGACAATGACAAAGCTATGATGTCACACTGTAAATACTTCTACACACAGGAATGTCCTGAGAATTTGAAGAAGATTGTGAACGCTGGGCGGAGCTTCATGATGAGAACAG ATCTTCCCTCCATCCAGCTCCTCCAGAGGACTCCCTCCTCTCCAGTCACCTGCCACGCTACAGGTTTCTACCCCCGCTATGCTGTGATGTTCTGGAGGAAAgaccaggaggaggaggtgttGGAGGGCGTGGACCACGAAGAGATGCTCCCCAACCATGATGGGAGCTTCCAGATGAGCGTTGACCTGAACATTTCTCTGATCAGAGCTGAAGACTGGAGCAGGTACGACTGTGTGTTCCAGATTAAAGGTGTGGAGGAAGATCTCACAGTCACTCTGGACAAAAGTGTGATTTTAAGCAACTGGAGAAAGTCTGATGGAG cctCTGACACTTCGTCTTCCTCACCTGGAGAATCAGACCCAAACAAA GAGACCAGTGAGGAGCAGAGGGAGATGATGACACTCAGCTCCTGA
- the LOC114471802 gene encoding uncharacterized protein LOC114471802 isoform X2: protein MSFKPDKSRARGKEKRQLVQDEIRAELEEERHSKMVSMSKQGAWTRWEHAEACKLTWAELWRAEPLRTKFLIQSVYDVLPSLANLHTWGLADTPECKLCQRRGTLEHILSCCPKALGEGRYRWSHEVLKSLADSICVAIQYSKSQVTPKQSITFIRAGQKANQQPSSAGGLLTTARDWQLQVDLGTKLKFPANITPTSLRPDMVLTSDSTKQVVLLELTVPWEDRIDEANERKRAKYCELTTECRSNGWRACCESIKIGCRGFAGHSQQRVFKLLDIRGQQLRKATKNILEATEKASRWLWIRRGDPWCATWTQAGV from the exons ATGAGCTTCAAGCCAGATAAGTCCAG GGCTCGCGGCAAGGAGAAGCGCCAATTAGTCCAAGACGAGATCCGTGCAGAGCTCGAGGAAGAACGGCACAGCAAAATGGTCAGCATGTCCAAGCAAGGGGCGTGGACAAGGTGGGAACATGCAGAAGCTTGCAAACTCACCTGGGCAGAGCTCTGGAGAGCTGAACCTCTGCGAACAAAATTCCTCATTCAGTCTGTATACGACGTCCTCCCAAGCCTAGCCAATCTGCACACCTGGGGCCTAGCTGACACTCCGGAGTGCAAACTGTGCCAGAGGAGGGGCACCTTGGAGCACATCTTGAGCTGTTGCCCAAAGGCTCTAGGGGAGGGACGGTATCGCTGGAGCCATGAAGTTTTAAAATCTCTGGCTGATTCCATCTGCGTAGCGATACAATATAGCAAGTCCCAGGTCACCCCTAAGCAATCAATCACCTTCATTAGAGCAGGACAGAAAGCAAACCAGCAGCCGAGCTCCGCAGGAGGGCTCCTCACCACCGCTCGTGACTGGCAGCTCCAAGTTGACCTAGGAACGAAACTCAAGTTCCCAGCAAATATCACCCCCACTTCACTCCGCCCCGACATGGTGTTAACATCTGATTCAACCAAGCAAGTGGTGCTACTGGAGCTGACGGTCCCCTGGGAGGACCGGATTGACGAAGCCAATGAGCGAAAGAGGGCCAAATACTGTGAGCTCACCACAGAGTGTCGGAGCAATGGATGGAGAGCCTGCTGTGAATCAATCAAAATCGGGTGCAGGGGTTTTGCAGGTCACTCACAACAGCGAGTGTTCAAACTCCTAGACATTAGAGGACAGCAGTTGAGAAAAGCCACCAAGAACATCCTTGAGGCCACAGAAAAGGCCTCCAGGTGGCTGTGGATCCGTAGGGGGGATCCGTGGTGCGCCACTTGGACACAGGCTGGGGTCTGA